In Sphingobacterium sp. SYP-B4668, the sequence CGGCCTTCTCCATAGGTCTATTCAAGATAAACTTAATTGCATAAGGATTCTCAATATAGCGACGGCCACCTTCTGTCAACATCAATAAACCGTAGTGGTCAATATCTTTCTTCAAGAAATTGGCTAATTCTGCCTGTCTAATAACGGATTTCCAGTATATTACTCCTTGTTCTTTTCCTTTACCAAACAAAGGATGTTCATCATGTTTATAAGCCGCTACAGGTTGATTGGTCTGTCCCATCAAGACATTTATGATGTGTTGATCGTCAAACTTCCCCCCTTGCTCTTGAATAAATTTCAAAATCATAATCAATGATTCCTCGGCCTCAAAGTAAGTCTTTTTTGTACGACAATTGTCGCACATACTATTACACCCCGCTTCGTCAAAATTTTCCCCAAAATAATGCAAGATTTGCTTTCTTCGACATACCGCTGATTCGGAATAATCGATAACCTCTTTTAATATTTGTGTACCAATTTCACGCTCCGAAACCGGCTTATCTTTCATGAACTTGGTCAGTTTCTCAATATCTTTTTCAGAATAAAAGGTCACGCATACGCCTTCTCCTCCGTCACGTCCAGCACGTCCTGTCTCTTGATAATACCCTTCCATAGATTTAGGGATATCATGATGAATAACGTAGCGCACGTCAGGTTTATCAATTCCCATCCCAAAAGCAATGGTAGCAACAATTACCTCGACATCTTCCATCAAGAACTTATCTTGAGTATCAGCCCTTGTCTTTGCATCCAAGCCAGCATGGTAAGGTAGTGCTTTAATCCCATTGATATTAAGTACCTCTGCAATTTCTTCTACTTTTTTGCGACTCAAACAATATATAATCCCTGTCTTTCCAGTGTTATTCTTGATAAAACGAACTATTTCCTTTACGACATTACGCTTCGGACGCACTTCATAAAAGAGATTGGTTCGGTTGAAGGAAGATTTGAACAGAGTTGCATCGTTCATCTGTAAATTTTTACGGATATCCGACTGCACTTTGGGTGTTGCTGTAGCCGTCAGAGCAATTATGGAAATACCTTCTCCTATACCATTGATGATTTGTCTTATTTTGCGGTACTCTGGCCTAAAATCGTGTCCCCATTCTGAAATACAATGCGCTTCGTCAACAGCAACGAAAGAAACGACAATATGCTTTAGGAATTCGATATTCTCTTCCTTGGATAAAGATTCTGGTGCGACATACAATAATTTAGTTTTGCCTTCGACCACATCCTGTTTGACTTTTGTGATTTCTCCTTTATTAAGAGACGAATTTAAAAAATGTGCTATACTATCGCTTCCGCCGAACGCTCGCAACTGATCGACTTGATTTTTCATCAGCGCAATAAGCGGTGATATCACGATAGCCGTCCCCTCACTCATAAGTGCGGGTAATTGATAACATATGGACTTTCCTCCTCCTGTGGGCATAATTACAAAAGTGTCTTTTTTATTGAGCACGTTAGTAATGATGGCCTCCTGATCTCCTTTGAACGTGTCAAAACCAAAAAAATCCTGAAGATTATCAAATAATGATTTTTCTATTTCCATTTATTAGGGAATAAAATATAAGATGGACTACAACCTTTTTTTAAGTTAAATAATAACTTATTTTTGTATAATAATGAACATATAAAAATAGACATAATTTTTGTGAAAAACAATACTGAAATTAAAAACATAGCGGTCCAAGCTATCGAACTTGAAGCACAATCGGTACAGAATCTAATAGGCCGTATCAATGATGATTTTGTGGATGTTATTCATGAAATATTAGCCCTCAAAGGACGAGTAATCGTCACTGGAATTGGAAAAAGCGCCATTATTGCGCAGAAAATAGTGGCTACACTCAATTCAACCGGCACCCCATCCATCTTCCTGCATGCTGCAGATGCGATACACGGT encodes:
- the recQ gene encoding DNA helicase RecQ, which gives rise to MEIEKSLFDNLQDFFGFDTFKGDQEAIITNVLNKKDTFVIMPTGGGKSICYQLPALMSEGTAIVISPLIALMKNQVDQLRAFGGSDSIAHFLNSSLNKGEITKVKQDVVEGKTKLLYVAPESLSKEENIEFLKHIVVSFVAVDEAHCISEWGHDFRPEYRKIRQIINGIGEGISIIALTATATPKVQSDIRKNLQMNDATLFKSSFNRTNLFYEVRPKRNVVKEIVRFIKNNTGKTGIIYCLSRKKVEEIAEVLNINGIKALPYHAGLDAKTRADTQDKFLMEDVEVIVATIAFGMGIDKPDVRYVIHHDIPKSMEGYYQETGRAGRDGGEGVCVTFYSEKDIEKLTKFMKDKPVSEREIGTQILKEVIDYSESAVCRRKQILHYFGENFDEAGCNSMCDNCRTKKTYFEAEESLIMILKFIQEQGGKFDDQHIINVLMGQTNQPVAAYKHDEHPLFGKGKEQGVIYWKSVIRQAELANFLKKDIDHYGLLMLTEGGRRYIENPYAIKFILNRPMEKADEDGSEEPTQAASALDAELLKMLKDLRKKIAKQKSLPPFVIFQDPSLDEMCTCYPITMDEMRQIHGVGSGKALKFGAPFVELIKQYVEDHGIDRPQDLVIKSTANKSALKVSIIQNIDRKIGLDDIASSKGISYEDLLKEVESIVNSGTKLNLGYFVDEMIDQDRQDEVYDYFRTAEIDAIEEALKELGEEDYTYEDIQLMRIKFMSELGN